A single window of Rhizobium indicum DNA harbors:
- a CDS encoding carbohydrate ABC transporter permease → MANISVPSITTAARPAKRAANSKSSVAHDRLAVLLIFLPPALLLFTLFVIMPMGEAAWYSLYKWNGYGTPTEFIALRNFQVLFRNAAFTQALVNNGLIIVISICIQVPLAIWLATMLAHRIPGVVGYRLIFFLPYVLADVAAGLIWRFVYDGDYGLFAAVSNFFGFANPYVLADKDVAIYAVLGVIVWKYFGFHMMLFIAGLQSVDKSVLEAAEIDGATGWQKFRYVTLPLLGSTLRLSIFFAVVGSLQLFDMIMPLTGGGPSNSTQTMVTFLYTYGVMRMQVGLGSAVGVVLFIICVTLAFGYKRIFMRHD, encoded by the coding sequence ATGGCCAATATTTCAGTCCCATCGATAACCACGGCCGCAAGGCCGGCAAAAAGAGCTGCAAACAGCAAGAGCTCGGTCGCCCATGACCGGCTGGCGGTGCTGTTGATCTTCCTGCCGCCGGCGCTGCTGCTTTTCACGCTCTTCGTCATCATGCCGATGGGCGAGGCGGCCTGGTACAGCCTCTATAAGTGGAACGGCTACGGCACGCCGACCGAGTTCATCGCGCTCCGCAATTTCCAGGTATTGTTTCGAAATGCGGCCTTCACGCAGGCGCTGGTCAATAACGGCCTGATCATCGTGATCTCGATCTGCATCCAGGTGCCGCTGGCCATCTGGCTGGCGACCATGCTGGCGCACCGCATTCCGGGTGTCGTCGGCTACCGCCTGATCTTCTTCCTGCCCTATGTGCTGGCGGACGTTGCCGCGGGCCTTATCTGGCGCTTCGTCTATGATGGCGACTATGGCCTGTTTGCCGCCGTTTCCAACTTCTTCGGCTTTGCCAACCCTTATGTGCTCGCCGACAAGGACGTGGCGATCTATGCCGTGCTTGGGGTGATCGTCTGGAAATATTTCGGCTTCCACATGATGCTGTTCATCGCCGGCCTGCAATCCGTCGACAAGAGCGTGCTGGAGGCCGCCGAAATCGACGGAGCCACCGGCTGGCAGAAGTTCCGTTACGTCACGCTGCCGCTGCTCGGCTCGACCTTGCGTCTTTCCATCTTCTTTGCCGTCGTCGGCTCGCTGCAGCTCTTCGACATGATCATGCCGCTGACCGGCGGCGGGCCATCCAACTCCACCCAGACGATGGTCACCTTCCTCTACACCTATGGCGTCATGCGCATGCAGGTCGGCCTCGGCAGCGCCGTCGGCGTCGTGCTCTTCATCATCTGCGTGACGCTCGCCTTCGGTTACAAAAGGATATTCATGCGCCATGACTGA
- a CDS encoding ATP-binding protein, with the protein MVPTEPDDVVAFGPFRLHGEHRRLFCGAEEVQLGGRAMEMLVTLARKKGELVYKEELYNAAWPGIFVHEANLKVTIASLRRALREYTPTEDYIRTFVGRGYRLTDQVITGEIPKIADLPVVANTRFPELATVIGRDAEIAELRARIAANRLTTIVGPGGIGKTTVAVATVQLLEDEEGDLITFIDFSRVAGEEFVIPSVAAALGISSGSQDRLDAISSILARRKTLLLLDTCEHVLNAVAHLCDVILVNTSDVRIVATSRQALRAKREEVFWLAPLEVPPPDHIYTPEQVLRYSAPQLLVERASEKGKYNMEDGDASAVAKICRLLDGSPLAIELISSRLGSRSAADVLKELDDRFATLVGPDQEGPLRQQTLLATMQWSYALLTKSEASVLRATSIFMGTFDMDEVVSIVVHSGLDPTVVFDAIAGLRAKSMLSVEQMSGGMRYRLLDSTRAFAGNLLEAAGELTAVSQAHARLVLDIFARVNADQARLSTRQWHIAYASRADDLRRAIGWALFLRADPLLGMQLVASGLPLWHELSLSEEARRNCEQALAEFDRLGCDDRALKLKLLVGLAAVSSYISADAEKAIETFETAIQLSRKIRDTYAECQALGALARYRLLPGNQTEVRKILKELKRVATRSNNRSAQWEHEILLTELEIIHCQYPPAIARMERLSREVRGFSDGTASRFDLDPKIRSETTLGALQWLGSVRPGTGLNTVKICAQEALEAHHGWTLVSCYTHGALFILSECQEWTLAIHYAERLKDTIYRNGMPTWIPVANCYAEALYVLSGARLDPDGPMSAFDELRTGLRQLGRHAYYALLIRALYAIGHMNEAVRILDYLFDIGPQRSMVPELLRLRAVKERSVGRDEEAEVTLRQSLQAAEENGAWAWRIRGATDLAALLRDQTRIDAARSVLEPVYGQFMDGFDTPDLQRARNLLTELQNFGRIWSS; encoded by the coding sequence ATGGTACCGACGGAACCGGATGATGTGGTGGCATTTGGTCCCTTTCGCCTTCACGGGGAGCATCGCCGTTTGTTTTGCGGTGCCGAAGAGGTTCAGCTTGGCGGTCGGGCAATGGAGATGCTCGTGACCTTGGCCCGGAAGAAGGGTGAGTTGGTATATAAGGAGGAGCTGTATAATGCCGCGTGGCCCGGCATCTTTGTCCATGAAGCCAATCTGAAAGTGACAATCGCTTCGCTTAGGCGGGCACTGAGGGAATACACTCCAACAGAAGACTATATCAGGACGTTCGTAGGCCGCGGCTACCGGCTGACCGATCAGGTCATTACCGGAGAAATCCCAAAAATTGCGGATCTGCCCGTTGTGGCAAACACCCGATTTCCCGAATTGGCCACGGTTATCGGACGGGATGCCGAAATCGCTGAATTGCGAGCTAGGATTGCCGCCAACCGGCTGACGACGATCGTTGGCCCCGGGGGCATCGGCAAGACAACGGTTGCAGTCGCCACAGTGCAACTGCTCGAAGACGAAGAGGGAGATCTCATCACCTTCATAGATTTCTCCCGAGTGGCCGGCGAGGAATTCGTTATCCCTTCAGTTGCGGCTGCGCTCGGCATCAGTTCAGGTAGCCAGGATCGCCTCGACGCGATCTCATCCATCCTCGCTCGAAGGAAGACCTTGCTATTGCTGGACACGTGCGAGCATGTGCTCAATGCCGTTGCGCATCTTTGCGATGTCATTCTTGTGAACACTAGTGACGTCAGGATCGTTGCGACGAGCCGCCAGGCTCTCCGCGCGAAGCGAGAAGAGGTCTTCTGGCTTGCTCCTCTGGAGGTGCCGCCGCCTGACCATATCTACACGCCCGAACAAGTCCTCCGTTATTCCGCGCCACAACTTCTCGTCGAGCGAGCGTCCGAGAAAGGGAAATACAACATGGAGGATGGAGATGCATCTGCGGTTGCCAAGATCTGCAGGCTGCTCGATGGATCGCCTCTCGCCATAGAACTTATCTCATCCCGGCTCGGAAGCCGAAGTGCTGCTGATGTTCTCAAAGAACTTGACGATCGTTTCGCCACGCTAGTCGGACCTGACCAGGAGGGACCACTTCGTCAACAGACTCTGCTTGCGACGATGCAGTGGAGCTACGCACTCCTAACGAAGAGCGAGGCATCCGTGTTGCGCGCCACCTCGATCTTCATGGGCACGTTCGATATGGATGAGGTTGTCAGCATCGTTGTCCACTCGGGTTTGGATCCAACCGTCGTCTTTGATGCCATTGCCGGCCTGCGCGCCAAGTCGATGCTGAGCGTCGAACAAATGTCAGGTGGGATGCGATACCGGCTTCTCGACAGTACTCGAGCATTCGCAGGCAATCTGCTGGAAGCCGCGGGGGAACTGACCGCTGTATCTCAGGCCCACGCCCGACTTGTGCTGGACATCTTCGCTCGTGTGAATGCCGACCAGGCAAGACTTTCGACGCGGCAGTGGCATATCGCCTACGCCAGTCGTGCGGACGATTTGCGCAGGGCCATCGGTTGGGCACTCTTTCTTCGCGCCGATCCGCTGCTTGGCATGCAGTTGGTGGCATCGGGATTGCCACTGTGGCATGAATTGTCGTTGAGCGAAGAGGCCCGCAGGAACTGCGAACAGGCGCTCGCCGAGTTCGATCGCCTCGGCTGCGATGATCGAGCCCTGAAGCTCAAGCTGCTCGTCGGGCTTGCGGCAGTGAGCAGCTATATATCAGCCGATGCGGAGAAGGCCATTGAGACCTTTGAAACCGCAATCCAGTTATCACGCAAGATCCGCGATACATATGCCGAATGCCAGGCCTTGGGTGCCTTGGCGCGATATCGGCTCCTGCCTGGCAACCAGACCGAGGTTCGGAAGATTCTCAAGGAGTTGAAGCGTGTCGCAACGCGCTCTAACAATCGCTCCGCGCAGTGGGAGCACGAGATCCTTCTTACGGAATTGGAGATCATACACTGCCAGTACCCGCCCGCGATAGCCAGGATGGAGAGGTTGAGTCGGGAGGTGCGGGGCTTTTCCGACGGTACGGCTTCTCGATTTGATCTTGATCCGAAGATCAGGAGCGAAACGACACTGGGCGCTTTGCAGTGGCTGGGCTCTGTCAGACCCGGGACGGGTCTGAATACAGTTAAGATTTGCGCACAAGAAGCTCTGGAAGCTCATCATGGATGGACCCTCGTCTCATGCTACACCCACGGAGCGCTTTTCATTCTAAGCGAATGTCAGGAATGGACGCTGGCGATCCACTACGCCGAGCGACTGAAGGATACGATTTATCGTAACGGCATGCCGACGTGGATCCCGGTGGCCAACTGCTACGCAGAAGCACTTTACGTGCTTTCGGGCGCTCGGCTTGATCCGGATGGCCCCATGTCAGCGTTCGACGAACTCCGCACCGGCCTTCGGCAGTTGGGTCGTCATGCCTACTATGCACTTCTGATCCGCGCCCTTTATGCGATCGGACATATGAACGAAGCAGTACGTATTCTCGACTATTTGTTCGACATCGGACCGCAACGTTCGATGGTGCCCGAATTGCTCCGCCTTCGGGCTGTCAAGGAGCGATCGGTCGGGCGCGACGAAGAAGCGGAAGTCACCTTGCGGCAATCCTTGCAAGCCGCAGAAGAAAACGGTGCGTGGGCTTGGCGGATCCGTGGTGCCACAGATCTTGCGGCCCTGCTGCGGGACCAAACGCGGATCGACGCGGCCAGGAGCGTTCTTGAGCCAGTGTATGGTCAGTTCATGGATGGGTTCGATACGCCTGACTTGCAAAGAGCCCGCAACCTCCTGACGGAGCTGCAGAATTTCGGTCGCATCTGGAGTTCTTAG
- a CDS encoding winged helix-turn-helix domain-containing protein: protein MGSHARNGYFGFGPYRLNPAARVLRRGDDLLAIGSRAFDILAALVQNHGRVLSHAELMAFAWPGLHVEASNIRVQMTHLRREIGCGENGNRYIVSVAGRGYSFVAPVIWEEASEPEDRYAPLSCSGLLQWI from the coding sequence ATGGGCTCTCACGCTAGGAACGGCTATTTCGGGTTCGGACCATATCGCTTGAATCCTGCTGCAAGAGTTCTCCGGCGAGGCGACGATCTGCTTGCGATAGGCAGCCGCGCCTTCGATATCCTTGCCGCTCTCGTTCAAAATCATGGACGGGTCCTCTCTCACGCGGAGCTCATGGCATTCGCATGGCCCGGTCTCCACGTCGAAGCCTCCAACATAAGAGTGCAAATGACGCATCTGAGGCGCGAAATCGGCTGTGGCGAAAACGGCAATCGCTATATCGTCAGCGTGGCGGGCCGCGGCTACAGCTTCGTCGCCCCCGTCATATGGGAAGAGGCGTCCGAGCCGGAGGACAGGTATGCGCCCTTGAGCTGCTCAGGTTTGCTGCAATGGATCTGA
- a CDS encoding type 1 glutamine amidotransferase domain-containing protein, with translation MSKGKVLVVGSNATRIEIQGGGTGPTGQYLNETVVPAMALVAAGYEIVLATPDGTKPHIDPVSDAAQHFDGNEAAHKRGRDFFDDHRAMNDARTLRSVIENGIDGYAGVFVPGGQAPVVDLMQDADLGEILRRFHARRKPTAFLCHGPIGSLAALPHAKEYRAALIAGDVSKASELARGWQYAGYKMTVFSASEEKPIEEQVLHGKLYFNMPDALRMAGGDVTTNPVDFSPHVIEDRELITGQNPRSDHPLAAKLVEALNRVTVSA, from the coding sequence ATGAGCAAAGGTAAAGTTCTTGTGGTGGGGTCGAATGCCACCCGGATTGAAATTCAGGGCGGTGGAACTGGCCCAACCGGCCAATATCTCAACGAAACCGTGGTGCCAGCCATGGCTCTTGTTGCCGCCGGATACGAGATCGTGTTGGCAACGCCCGACGGAACCAAGCCGCACATCGATCCCGTGTCGGACGCGGCACAGCATTTTGACGGCAACGAAGCTGCTCACAAGCGCGGGCGCGACTTCTTCGACGACCATCGGGCGATGAACGATGCCAGGACATTGAGATCAGTCATCGAAAACGGGATCGATGGTTATGCCGGCGTCTTCGTACCCGGCGGTCAGGCACCGGTCGTCGATCTTATGCAGGATGCCGATCTCGGCGAGATCCTCCGCCGATTTCATGCTCGCCGGAAGCCCACGGCCTTTCTTTGCCACGGGCCGATCGGCTCGCTGGCCGCACTGCCGCACGCAAAGGAATATCGGGCCGCCCTGATTGCTGGTGATGTTTCGAAAGCGTCTGAACTCGCCAGGGGCTGGCAGTATGCCGGTTATAAGATGACGGTGTTCTCCGCCAGTGAGGAGAAACCGATCGAAGAACAGGTCCTTCACGGCAAGCTCTATTTCAACATGCCAGACGCATTGCGCATGGCGGGTGGCGACGTCACGACTAACCCGGTCGACTTCTCCCCCCATGTGATAGAGGACCGCGAGCTGATCACAGGCCAAAATCCGCGATCGGATCATCCTCTTGCGGCGAAACTGGTCGAGGCCCTCAACCGGGTGACGGTTTCGGCGTGA
- a CDS encoding ABC transporter ATP-binding protein, producing the protein MASVELTDISKTYGAVDVIHGISLHIEDGEFVALVGPSGCGKSTLLRMIAGLEEITDGEIAIGGKVVNSMTPRERNIAMVFQSYALYPHMTVAENMGFNLKLAGIAKPQIEARVAEAARMLDLAELLDRKPAQLSGGQRQRVAMGRAVVRNPAVFLFDEPLSNLDAKLRVQMRSEIKTLHQKVRTTSIYVTHDQIEAMTLADRIVVLNQGRVEQQGTPLELYRKPANLFVAAFIGSPAMNMLEGTVDGENGGPAARLSDGTAIRIAPDRKVKAGQAVTIGLRPEHLIPGVAAGTPLAGRTMLVEPTGAQTHVVFDLAGQQVTAIVDGEYPARYGAVFEASITSDQVHVFDRGTGVAL; encoded by the coding sequence ATGGCATCCGTTGAACTCACCGATATCAGCAAGACCTACGGCGCCGTCGACGTCATCCACGGCATCTCACTTCATATTGAGGATGGCGAATTCGTCGCGCTCGTCGGCCCGTCCGGTTGCGGAAAATCGACGCTGCTCAGAATGATCGCCGGCCTCGAGGAGATCACCGATGGCGAGATCGCCATCGGCGGCAAGGTCGTCAACAGCATGACGCCGCGCGAACGCAACATCGCCATGGTCTTCCAATCCTATGCGCTTTATCCGCACATGACGGTTGCCGAAAACATGGGCTTCAATCTGAAGCTCGCCGGCATTGCCAAACCGCAGATCGAGGCCCGGGTGGCCGAGGCCGCCCGCATGCTGGATCTCGCCGAGCTCCTCGACCGCAAGCCGGCCCAGCTTTCCGGTGGCCAGCGTCAGCGTGTCGCCATGGGTCGCGCCGTGGTGCGCAATCCCGCCGTCTTCCTGTTCGACGAGCCGCTGTCCAACCTCGATGCCAAGCTGCGCGTGCAGATGCGCTCGGAAATCAAGACGCTTCACCAGAAGGTCAGGACGACCTCGATCTATGTCACTCATGACCAGATCGAAGCGATGACGCTGGCCGATCGTATCGTCGTGCTCAATCAGGGCAGGGTGGAACAGCAGGGAACACCGCTCGAGCTCTACAGGAAGCCCGCCAATCTCTTCGTCGCCGCCTTCATCGGATCGCCGGCGATGAACATGCTCGAAGGCACGGTCGACGGCGAAAATGGTGGGCCTGCTGCTCGTCTCAGCGACGGAACGGCAATCCGCATTGCGCCCGACCGAAAGGTCAAGGCCGGCCAGGCCGTCACCATCGGCCTGCGCCCTGAACATCTCATTCCCGGTGTTGCCGCCGGCACGCCGCTCGCCGGCCGGACGATGCTGGTGGAACCGACAGGCGCCCAGACCCATGTCGTCTTCGATCTTGCCGGCCAGCAGGTGACCGCCATCGTCGACGGCGAATATCCCGCCCGCTACGGCGCCGTCTTCGAGGCAAGCATCACCAGCGATCAGGTGCATGTGTTTGACCGAGGCACCGGCGTGGCGCTCTAG
- a CDS encoding alpha/beta fold hydrolase — MSRNLGLIFSALVAFASTSPAAVAADLKAKTVVLVHGAFADGSSWQKVIPLLERAGLKVVAVQNPLESLESDVAFTKRAIRDAEEPIVLVGHSWGGVVITEAGDDQKVRSLVYVAAYAPDAGQSLVDVASRYPDQESRKTFVKDEDGYLKISDDGISRYFAAGLSPDEQRLVAVVQGRFHVRATTTPVSHAAWRDKPSFMVVATQDQIIAPQMQRDQVKSAKAEMIEVPSGHVAMLSHPEEVADLIVKAAQ, encoded by the coding sequence ATGTCCCGAAACCTTGGACTTATCTTCAGCGCCCTGGTGGCGTTCGCAAGCACATCTCCCGCCGCGGTCGCTGCGGATCTCAAAGCCAAGACCGTTGTCCTTGTTCACGGCGCTTTCGCCGACGGATCGTCCTGGCAGAAAGTCATCCCTCTTCTGGAAAGGGCCGGATTGAAAGTTGTCGCCGTCCAAAATCCGTTGGAGTCCCTGGAGAGCGACGTGGCTTTCACCAAGCGCGCGATCCGCGATGCCGAAGAACCCATCGTACTCGTCGGTCATTCGTGGGGCGGCGTAGTCATCACGGAGGCGGGTGATGACCAGAAGGTGAGATCCCTGGTCTACGTAGCTGCCTACGCGCCTGATGCCGGTCAATCGCTGGTCGATGTCGCCTCCAGGTACCCTGACCAGGAAAGCCGGAAGACATTCGTCAAGGACGAGGATGGGTATCTGAAGATAAGCGATGACGGCATTTCCAGGTATTTCGCGGCCGGCCTCTCCCCGGACGAGCAGAGGCTCGTTGCCGTCGTGCAGGGACGTTTCCATGTGCGTGCCACCACCACGCCCGTCAGCCATGCCGCCTGGCGTGACAAACCGTCTTTCATGGTCGTGGCAACGCAGGACCAGATCATCGCTCCCCAGATGCAAAGGGATCAGGTGAAATCTGCAAAGGCGGAGATGATCGAGGTACCTTCCGGCCACGTGGCGATGCTCTCCCACCCCGAAGAGGTAGCGGATCTCATTGTGAAGGCGGCCCAATAG
- a CDS encoding phosphotransferase family protein — MTFELTAEVVLQVIQQHEPGLAISGFSRLEGGSTEVYKIDLAGSDYGSLVLKIYPHEPEWGPSKEALVAGWLKDLTLPVPTWLRVDESRSVLPLRYSLLTHLPGRSLRHWMAEPDIKRVYRQMGSF, encoded by the coding sequence ATGACTTTCGAACTGACCGCTGAAGTTGTCTTGCAGGTCATCCAGCAGCATGAGCCTGGGCTCGCCATCAGCGGCTTCTCTCGACTGGAGGGCGGCAGCACCGAGGTCTACAAGATCGATCTCGCGGGTTCCGATTACGGGTCGCTGGTTCTCAAGATTTATCCGCACGAGCCCGAGTGGGGACCCTCCAAGGAGGCGCTCGTAGCGGGCTGGCTCAAGGATTTGACGCTGCCGGTTCCTACCTGGCTGCGCGTCGATGAATCACGGTCCGTTCTCCCATTACGCTATTCCTTGTTGACTCATCTGCCCGGCCGCTCGCTTCGTCACTGGATGGCCGAGCCTGATATCAAAAGGGTCTATCGCCAGATGGGGAGCTTCTGA
- a CDS encoding carbohydrate ABC transporter permease: MTDMSSSIRMSTSTRVYLYVSLSLIAAIVLVPLLTTALGGFKTLGDLRTNPFGLPTEWQWANYTDILFGERYWLQIGNSLVIASLTVLLTLIVSSMAAFAFAHVRFFGSSFLLNYFLLGLMFPAATAILPLFIRIRDLGLLDTYWGVVLPQVAFGLGMSILLFRNYFRNLPEELFQAAFVDGCGYLRFFWHISLPLSRPIVATVSIISFVGSWNSYILPLIMLNSESKYPWPLGIMVYRGEYGTEWQLVLAFITLTILPTIIVFFVAQRHIIAGLTAGAVKS; this comes from the coding sequence ATGACTGATATGAGCTCTTCCATCCGCATGAGCACATCAACACGCGTCTATCTCTACGTGTCGCTGAGCCTGATTGCCGCAATCGTGCTCGTGCCGCTGCTGACGACGGCGCTCGGCGGCTTCAAGACGCTGGGCGACCTGCGCACCAATCCCTTCGGCCTGCCGACTGAGTGGCAATGGGCGAACTATACCGACATTCTTTTCGGTGAACGCTACTGGCTGCAGATCGGCAATTCGCTTGTGATCGCGTCGCTCACCGTCCTCCTGACGCTGATCGTCTCGTCCATGGCGGCTTTCGCCTTTGCCCATGTCCGCTTTTTCGGATCGTCGTTCCTGCTCAATTATTTCCTACTCGGCCTGATGTTTCCGGCGGCGACCGCGATCCTGCCGCTCTTCATCCGCATCCGCGATCTCGGCCTGCTCGATACCTATTGGGGCGTGGTGCTGCCGCAGGTGGCTTTCGGCCTTGGCATGAGCATCCTGCTGTTTCGAAACTATTTCCGCAATCTTCCGGAAGAATTGTTTCAGGCGGCCTTCGTCGACGGCTGCGGTTATCTCCGCTTCTTCTGGCACATCTCGCTGCCGCTTTCGCGGCCGATCGTCGCCACCGTCAGCATCATTTCCTTCGTCGGCAGCTGGAACAGCTACATCCTGCCGCTGATCATGCTGAACTCGGAATCCAAATATCCCTGGCCGCTCGGCATCATGGTTTATCGCGGCGAGTACGGCACGGAATGGCAGCTGGTGCTGGCCTTCATCACGCTGACCATCCTTCCCACCATCATCGTCTTTTTCGTTGCGCAGAGACACATCATCGCCGGTCTGACCGCCGGCGCCGTGAAGTCCTGA
- a CDS encoding phosphotransferase — MFRRFRNLGGDPELARPLQRFAQGSFDLFDASDGAVLAHDDLHQGNVLALRGKAGGLELSGLVDFGNARAADKLFDLAKALFCSAHEDPRSYQPILEGYGSIDHPDTERALRLYTLFHRVSMWCWLTKIGVDAAAEDGPGGIIRDLREMVI; from the coding sequence GTGTTTCGGCGGTTTCGCAACCTTGGCGGCGACCCCGAGCTGGCACGTCCTCTGCAACGATTTGCCCAAGGCAGCTTCGATCTTTTTGACGCAAGCGACGGTGCAGTCCTCGCCCACGACGATCTTCATCAGGGCAATGTGTTAGCGTTGCGTGGCAAGGCTGGCGGACTTGAGTTGAGTGGGCTTGTCGATTTCGGAAACGCACGCGCTGCGGACAAGCTCTTCGACTTGGCCAAGGCGCTTTTCTGCTCTGCACATGAAGACCCGCGCAGCTACCAGCCAATTTTGGAAGGTTACGGCTCGATCGATCACCCGGACACCGAAAGGGCGCTTCGGCTCTACACTCTTTTCCACCGGGTCAGCATGTGGTGCTGGCTAACGAAGATTGGCGTAGACGCTGCAGCCGAGGACGGCCCCGGCGGAATTATCCGCGATTTGCGCGAAATGGTGATCTAG
- a CDS encoding NAD(P)/FAD-dependent oxidoreductase, with amino-acid sequence MLTQPTNHDLVEALGITERLNSSHTYDVVIVGAGPSGLAAAVYAASEGLNTLVIEAVGPGGQAGTSSRIENYLGFPMGISGQDLARRAQIQAQKCGARFAVAEAARRLDCTLLSVWAKDQSWSTRSTAG; translated from the coding sequence GTGCTCACTCAACCGACCAACCATGATCTTGTCGAGGCTCTCGGGATCACGGAGCGGCTGAACTCTTCGCATACATATGACGTGGTTATCGTGGGTGCCGGGCCATCCGGTCTCGCCGCGGCGGTCTACGCCGCATCCGAAGGACTGAACACGCTGGTCATAGAGGCAGTTGGGCCTGGCGGACAGGCGGGCACGAGTTCGCGCATCGAGAACTATCTCGGATTTCCAATGGGTATTTCGGGACAGGATCTTGCCCGGCGAGCGCAAATACAGGCTCAGAAGTGCGGCGCACGTTTCGCCGTCGCCGAGGCGGCGCGGCGTCTCGATTGCACCTTGCTATCCGTTTGGGCGAAGGATCAGTCGTGGTCCACTCGATCCACGGCTGGCTGA
- a CDS encoding ABC transporter substrate-binding protein — MTFRFKSAAFGGRRIASMAAAAGMLLAGAGAASAATVVKWLHLELDPKYVAAWEDIVKKYEAQHPDVDIQMQFLENEAFKAKLPTLLQSDDVPDFFFSWGGGVLKQQSETGALQDVTPALDADGGKLRGAYSPASVSGLTFEGKTWAVPYKVGLVSFFYNKELFAKAGVKAEDIKNWADFLGTVKKIKAAGIVPIAGGGGEKWPIHFYWSYLVMREGGQKVFEAAKTGQGEGFLDPAIIKAGDDLAELGKLEPFQPGYLGSTWPQALGVFGDGKAAIILGFENTEANQRKNAGDGKGLAPDNIGRFAFPAVDGGAGKPTDTLGGLNGWAVTKKASKEALDFLAFLTNADNERAMAKAGMLLPVAVGAGDGVTNPLLAESAKQLAGSTWHQNYFDQDLGAAVGRVVNDVSVEIVSGQMNSKDGAQMIQDAFELEQ; from the coding sequence ATGACTTTTAGGTTCAAGAGCGCCGCTTTTGGCGGCAGGCGTATCGCATCCATGGCCGCGGCTGCCGGCATGTTGCTGGCCGGAGCAGGTGCTGCCTCGGCGGCGACAGTCGTCAAGTGGCTGCATCTCGAGCTCGACCCGAAATATGTCGCGGCCTGGGAAGACATCGTCAAGAAATACGAAGCCCAGCATCCCGACGTCGATATCCAGATGCAGTTTCTCGAAAACGAGGCCTTCAAGGCCAAGCTTCCGACATTGCTGCAATCCGACGACGTGCCGGATTTCTTTTTCAGCTGGGGCGGCGGCGTCTTGAAGCAGCAATCCGAGACCGGCGCCCTCCAGGATGTGACGCCGGCGCTGGATGCCGATGGCGGCAAACTGCGCGGCGCCTATAGCCCGGCTTCGGTCAGCGGCCTGACATTCGAGGGCAAGACCTGGGCTGTTCCCTATAAGGTCGGTCTGGTCAGCTTTTTCTACAACAAGGAACTCTTTGCCAAGGCCGGCGTGAAGGCCGAGGACATCAAGAACTGGGCTGATTTTCTCGGCACGGTGAAGAAGATCAAGGCCGCCGGCATCGTGCCGATCGCCGGCGGCGGCGGTGAAAAATGGCCGATCCACTTCTACTGGAGCTATCTCGTTATGCGCGAAGGCGGCCAGAAAGTCTTCGAAGCGGCAAAGACCGGCCAGGGCGAAGGTTTCCTTGATCCTGCGATCATCAAGGCCGGCGACGATCTCGCCGAACTCGGAAAGCTCGAACCGTTCCAGCCCGGCTATCTCGGCTCGACCTGGCCGCAGGCGCTCGGCGTTTTCGGTGACGGTAAGGCTGCGATCATCCTCGGCTTTGAAAATACCGAGGCCAACCAGCGCAAGAATGCCGGTGACGGCAAGGGCCTTGCTCCAGACAATATCGGCCGTTTCGCCTTCCCGGCGGTCGATGGCGGCGCCGGCAAGCCGACGGATACGCTTGGCGGTCTGAACGGCTGGGCCGTCACCAAGAAGGCCTCCAAGGAAGCGCTCGACTTCCTCGCCTTCCTGACGAATGCGGACAATGAGCGGGCGATGGCCAAGGCCGGCATGCTTCTGCCCGTTGCCGTCGGCGCCGGCGACGGCGTCACCAACCCGCTGCTTGCCGAATCGGCCAAACAGCTGGCCGGCTCGACGTGGCATCAGAATTATTTCGACCAGGATCTCGGTGCGGCGGTCGGCCGTGTCGTCAACGACGTGTCGGTGGAAATCGTCTCCGGTCAGATGAATTCCAAGGACGGCGCCCAGATGATCCAGGACGCTTTCGAACTGGAACAATAA
- a CDS encoding putative quinol monooxygenase yields MTQSPTKITAILTAHLGKAVELRALLVGMAPLCRAEPGNLRWDVWCDRAHGERYVLDELYLDAAAVEVHRMTPHYQAYLAEIPKMAERTVWVLEAVEVK; encoded by the coding sequence ATGACACAGTCGCCGACCAAGATCACAGCCATCCTGACAGCTCATCTCGGCAAGGCCGTCGAGTTACGAGCATTGCTTGTTGGCATGGCACCGCTTTGCCGCGCCGAACCCGGCAATCTGCGCTGGGATGTCTGGTGCGACCGGGCGCATGGCGAGCGATACGTGCTCGACGAACTCTATCTGGACGCCGCCGCCGTCGAGGTGCATCGCATGACACCTCATTATCAAGCCTATCTGGCCGAGATTCCCAAAATGGCAGAGAGAACGGTCTGGGTGCTGGAGGCGGTAGAGGTCAAATAG